A window of the Streptomyces albireticuli genome harbors these coding sequences:
- a CDS encoding amidase domain-containing protein, producing MAVSAVLLPVSTANAAPAPRAADGATTKTFATLADAVLTKRTAALLDGRSARTTPKPGNIRLSAALARTEDTGLSTLRTRKTRLASLGEAYTAGDTRVSVDSTSVKGGRATVRVTEVTTLTYKKIRGDEPSTTGFRAHHELNFSSSSGKWELTGIRPTDSGPRPINEPRTAVATTNTGGGLDGTPAAITWPARPQPKTRGTAGYNYAAMAAYAEKYWRNYNPAYRKFNDQGGDCTNFISQALRAGGWKNDSGVATDYRNWWYDNTTQTTSWVGANEWAWFTLSSKRAVNLANVYQMDVGDILQMDFDRDGSKDHSMITTYRSRAGVPYLTYHSTNTYRKSVASIIASNPGAVYFAYRT from the coding sequence ATGGCTGTCTCGGCCGTGCTCCTGCCCGTGTCGACCGCGAACGCGGCGCCGGCCCCGCGCGCCGCGGACGGCGCGACGACCAAGACGTTCGCCACCCTCGCCGACGCCGTCCTGACCAAGCGCACGGCGGCGCTCCTCGACGGCCGGTCCGCGCGGACCACGCCGAAGCCCGGCAACATACGCCTCTCGGCCGCGCTGGCGCGGACGGAGGACACCGGCCTGTCCACGCTCCGGACCCGCAAGACGCGCCTCGCGTCCCTGGGCGAGGCGTACACCGCCGGTGACACCCGGGTCTCCGTGGACTCGACCAGCGTCAAGGGCGGCCGGGCCACGGTCCGGGTCACCGAGGTCACCACGCTCACGTACAAGAAGATCCGCGGCGACGAGCCGTCGACGACCGGCTTCCGGGCCCACCACGAGCTGAACTTCAGCAGCTCGTCGGGCAAGTGGGAGCTGACCGGTATCCGGCCCACGGACTCCGGCCCGCGCCCCATCAACGAGCCCCGCACGGCGGTGGCGACGACGAACACCGGTGGCGGTCTCGACGGGACGCCCGCCGCCATCACGTGGCCCGCGCGGCCGCAGCCGAAGACGCGGGGCACCGCCGGCTACAACTACGCGGCCATGGCGGCCTACGCGGAGAAGTACTGGCGGAACTACAACCCCGCGTACCGCAAGTTCAACGACCAGGGCGGTGACTGCACCAACTTCATCAGCCAGGCCCTGCGGGCCGGCGGCTGGAAGAACGACTCGGGCGTCGCGACGGACTACCGCAACTGGTGGTACGACAACACCACCCAGACGACCTCCTGGGTCGGCGCCAACGAGTGGGCGTGGTTCACGCTCTCCTCCAAGCGCGCGGTCAACCTGGCGAACGTCTACCAGATGGACGTCGGCGACATCCTCCAGATGGACTTCGACCGGGACGGGTCCAAGGACCACTCCATGATCACCACGTACCGGAGCCGGGCCGGCGTCCCGTACCTGACGTACCACTCGACCAACACCTACCGGAAGTCGGTCGCGAGCATCATCGCCTCCAACCCGGGGGCGGTCTACTTCGCCTACCGCACCTGA